Proteins co-encoded in one Octopus bimaculoides isolate UCB-OBI-ISO-001 chromosome 9, ASM119413v2, whole genome shotgun sequence genomic window:
- the LOC106870553 gene encoding uncharacterized protein LOC106870553 — MSNCWGFLKANNDITRKTAKSWKYNEFYQCISSKSRPGCSITQNQALRIFPLFSHENALENNSGNIPSANDCVTKWNILQDLKEWTNEICKQVQESKDCILKNLKDKKKIMNTINCKCYPVNDNFPKFDVLDPDHKIKVISSSSPAVFDGKMVSRLYSVTLLLVTRFTIQL; from the exons ATGAGCAACTGTTGGGGCTTTTTGAAAGCTAATAATGATATTACTAGAAAGACAGCTAAAAGTTG GAAATATAATGAATTTTACCAATGTATTTCATCTAAATCAAGACCAggctgttctataacacaaaaccAGGCATTAAGGATTTTTCCTCTTTTTAGCCATGAGAATGCTCTTGAAAACAATAGTG GTAATATACCATCTGCTAACGACTGTGTTACTAAGTGGAATATATTACAAGATTTGAAAGAATGGACAAATGAAATATGCAA ACAAGTCCAGGAGTCCAAAGATTGCATTCTAAAAAATTTAAAggataagaagaaaataatgaacacAATAAATTGTAAATGTTATCCTGTAAATGACAACTTCCCTAAGTTTGATGTTTTGGACCCTGATCACAAAATAAAAG TCATATCATCATCAAGTCCTGCAGTATTTGATGGGAAAATGGTCAGCCGGCTCTACTCTGTTACATTGCTATTGGTTACCAGATTCACAATACAACTGTGA